From one Dermacentor silvarum isolate Dsil-2018 chromosome 3, BIME_Dsil_1.4, whole genome shotgun sequence genomic stretch:
- the LOC119443976 gene encoding techylectin-5A — protein sequence MALRVVLSNRTGESAFVDYESFRVENEENLFKMRLGKLLGPEGWDALSDGNDQNFSTFEKDNDGALSAHCAYRYRGGWWYNNCHLANLNGLNLNGPHDSYADGIEWGVRGYPTSLYHYSFPSVRMMIRPAGSLLDRRSKLDSPLPA from the exons ATGGCCCTGCGTGTCGTGCTGAGTAACCGGACTGGAGAGAGCGCATTCGTGGACTACGAAAGCTTTCGTGTTGAGAACGAAGAGAACCTCTTCAAGATGCGACTCGGAAAGCTGCTGGGACCAGAAG GGTGGGACGCACTCTCGGACGGCAACGATCAGAATTTCTCCACCTTCGAAAAGGACAATGATGGCGCGCTGTCCGCACATTGCGCCTACCGGTACCGCGGTGGTTGGTGGTACAACAACTGTCACCTCGCCAACCTGAATGGCCTGAATCTGAACGGACCGCACGACAGCTACGCCGATGGCATCGAGTGGGGCGTTCGGGGATACCCCACCAGCCTTTACCATTATTCGTTCCCCAGCGTGCGTATGATGATACGACCGGCTGGATCGCTGTTGGACCGTCGAAGCAAGCTGGATTCTCCACTTCCCGCGTGA